In Zingiber officinale cultivar Zhangliang chromosome 6A, Zo_v1.1, whole genome shotgun sequence, a single genomic region encodes these proteins:
- the LOC121998175 gene encoding pentatricopeptide repeat-containing protein At2g45350, chloroplastic-like isoform X1, producing MGRLLARSKMLENCAFTKVDGSHPFFWNSIIRRFERNQEPRKAIITFCHMMQRNISPDKFTFPFILKACASAMALREGEQIHCHAIKSPYNSDLFVQGSLIFMYASCQEIDSARASFDAMPYKNLISWNMIIDAYIKHGRLNTALEIFAQMPERDLFSWNLMIDGFVKNGQMEFAQRMFDEMPGRDIVSWNSIINGYAKCRDMTTARKMFDQSPFKDEVTWGIMLNGYAKCGRITTAHNWFEKLPYKNAISWNCLINRYLRCDDVKSAQKLFDLMPNRNVTSFNIMLDDYMKKGELQLAYQMFYNMPVKDVTSWNIIIDGNARLGRMKVARELFDVMPCRDVVSWNSLIAGYKENGESKEAIEVFIKMIISGKKPDNSTLAMVLSAVADLGLIFQGRWIHLYIDKHDIPLDGIVGVALIDMYSKCGYVDIALSIFNSIPQKERDHWNSMISGSAVHGRGNLAINLFEKMQRSMVKPDDITFIGLLSACSHAGLVAEGRRYFNLMISKYEITPKIQHYGCMVDLLSRAGHLEEAISLVNDMPLRANDIIWRALLGASKNQSNVEIAERAVRNLIELDPCDSSSYVLLSNIYACRDQYDSAGEVWRTMKSKGVPKNTGCSCIEVDGVIHEFTVGHIAHPQIVLLLHSMTQALRLEGYLPC from the exons ATGGGAAGGCTCCTTGCGAGAAGCAAAATGCTGGAGAATTGCGCCTTCACCAAG GTTGATGGTTCTCATCCATTTTTCTGGAATAGCATCATTAGACGCTTCGAGCGAAATCAAGAACCACGGAAAGCTATAATTACATTCTGTCATATGATGCAGAGAAACATATCTCCTGACAAGTTCACCTTTCCTTTCATACTCAAAGCCTGTGCGAGTGCTATGGCCCTGAGAGAAGGTGAGCAAATTCACTGTCATGCCATCAAGAGTCCATATAATTCGGATCTGTTTGTTCAGGGCTCATTGATATTCATGTATGCCAGCTGCCAAGAGATTGATTCTGCTCGTGCTTCATTTGATGCGATGCCCTACAAGAATTTGATCAGTTGGAATATGATTATTGATGCCTATATTAAACATGGAAGACTAAATACTGCTCTTGAGATTTTTGCGCAGATGCCGGAACGTGATTTGTTCTCTTGGAATTTAATGATTGATGGATTTGTGAAAAATGGACAGATGGAGTTTGCCCAAAGGATGTTTGATGAGATGCCTGGAAGAGATATTGTTTCCTGGAATTCTATCATTAACGGATATGCAAAGTGTCGAGACATGACAACAGCAAGGAAAATGTTTGATCAGAGTCCATTCAAGGATGAAGTCACTTGGGGAATTATGCTCAACGGGTATGCAAAGTGTGGCCGAATCACCACTGCCCATAATTGGTTTGAAAAGCTACCATATAAAAATGCAATCAGTTGGAATTGTTTGATAAACAGGTATCTTAGATGTGATGATGTTAAATCAGCACAAAAGTTGTTCGATTTGATGCCAAACAGAAATGTCACTTCCTTTAACATCATGCTGGATGACTACATGAAGAAAGGTGAGTTACAACTCGCATATCAAATGTTTTACAATATGCCTGTGAAGGATGTTACCTCTTGGAACATTATTATCGATGGGAATGCTAGACTTGGAAGAATGAAGGTAGCAAGAGAGTTGTTTGATGTTATGCCATGTAGGGATGTGGTTTCATGGAATTCATTGATTGCTGGGTACAAGGAGAATGGTGAATCGAAAGAAGCAATTGAGGTATTTATCAAGATGATTATATCAGGGAAAAAGCCGGACAACTCGACTTTAGCTATGGTTCTCTCAGCAGTTGCTGATTTAGGCCTTATTTTCCAAGGTAGATGGATTCATTTGTACATCGATAAGCATGACATTCCTCTGGATGGCATTGTTGGGGTTGCGCTCATAGACATGTACTCCAAGTGCGGTTATGTCGATATTGCTCTGAGTATCTTCAATAGCATACCTCAAAAGGAAAGAGATCACTGGAATTCTATGATATCAGGGTCTGCAGTGCACGGCCGTGGTAATCTCGCCATCAACTTATTTGAAAAGATGCAAAGATCAATGGTAAAACCAGATGATATAACTTTTATTGGTCTTTTGAGTGCCTGCAGTCATGCTGGCCTAGTCGCCGAGGGCCGTAGGTATTTTAACCTTATGATCTCCAAATACGAAATAACTCCCAAGATTCAGCATTATGGTTGCATGGTAGACCTGTTAAGCCGCGCAGGTCATCTAGAGGAGGCAATCTCCCTGGTCAACGACATGCCGCTGAGAGCTAACGATATCATCTGGAGAGCCCTTCTTGGAGCTTCCAAGAACCAGAGTAATGTCGAAATAGCCGAACGTGCAGTGAGAAACCTGATCGAGTTGGATCCTTGCGATAGTAGTTCCTATGTGCTGTTGTCGAACATATATGCTTGCAGGGATCAGTATGACAGTGCCGGGGAAGTGTGGAGAACCATGAAGAGCAAAGGGGTTCCTAAGAACACTGGCTGTAGCTGCATAGAGGTCGATGGTGTCATCCATGAGTTCACTGTAGGACACATTGCACACCCGCAGATCGTCTTATTGTTGCATAGCATGACACAGGCATTAAGATTGGAAGGCTATTTGCCATGTTAA
- the LOC121998175 gene encoding pentatricopeptide repeat-containing protein At4g02750-like isoform X2 translates to MYASCQEIDSARASFDAMPYKNLISWNMIIDAYIKHGRLNTALEIFAQMPERDLFSWNLMIDGFVKNGQMEFAQRMFDEMPGRDIVSWNSIINGYAKCRDMTTARKMFDQSPFKDEVTWGIMLNGYAKCGRITTAHNWFEKLPYKNAISWNCLINRYLRCDDVKSAQKLFDLMPNRNVTSFNIMLDDYMKKGELQLAYQMFYNMPVKDVTSWNIIIDGNARLGRMKVARELFDVMPCRDVVSWNSLIAGYKENGESKEAIEVFIKMIISGKKPDNSTLAMVLSAVADLGLIFQGRWIHLYIDKHDIPLDGIVGVALIDMYSKCGYVDIALSIFNSIPQKERDHWNSMISGSAVHGRGNLAINLFEKMQRSMVKPDDITFIGLLSACSHAGLVAEGRRYFNLMISKYEITPKIQHYGCMVDLLSRAGHLEEAISLVNDMPLRANDIIWRALLGASKNQSNVEIAERAVRNLIELDPCDSSSYVLLSNIYACRDQYDSAGEVWRTMKSKGVPKNTGCSCIEVDGVIHEFTVGHIAHPQIVLLLHSMTQALRLEGYLPC, encoded by the coding sequence ATGTATGCCAGCTGCCAAGAGATTGATTCTGCTCGTGCTTCATTTGATGCGATGCCCTACAAGAATTTGATCAGTTGGAATATGATTATTGATGCCTATATTAAACATGGAAGACTAAATACTGCTCTTGAGATTTTTGCGCAGATGCCGGAACGTGATTTGTTCTCTTGGAATTTAATGATTGATGGATTTGTGAAAAATGGACAGATGGAGTTTGCCCAAAGGATGTTTGATGAGATGCCTGGAAGAGATATTGTTTCCTGGAATTCTATCATTAACGGATATGCAAAGTGTCGAGACATGACAACAGCAAGGAAAATGTTTGATCAGAGTCCATTCAAGGATGAAGTCACTTGGGGAATTATGCTCAACGGGTATGCAAAGTGTGGCCGAATCACCACTGCCCATAATTGGTTTGAAAAGCTACCATATAAAAATGCAATCAGTTGGAATTGTTTGATAAACAGGTATCTTAGATGTGATGATGTTAAATCAGCACAAAAGTTGTTCGATTTGATGCCAAACAGAAATGTCACTTCCTTTAACATCATGCTGGATGACTACATGAAGAAAGGTGAGTTACAACTCGCATATCAAATGTTTTACAATATGCCTGTGAAGGATGTTACCTCTTGGAACATTATTATCGATGGGAATGCTAGACTTGGAAGAATGAAGGTAGCAAGAGAGTTGTTTGATGTTATGCCATGTAGGGATGTGGTTTCATGGAATTCATTGATTGCTGGGTACAAGGAGAATGGTGAATCGAAAGAAGCAATTGAGGTATTTATCAAGATGATTATATCAGGGAAAAAGCCGGACAACTCGACTTTAGCTATGGTTCTCTCAGCAGTTGCTGATTTAGGCCTTATTTTCCAAGGTAGATGGATTCATTTGTACATCGATAAGCATGACATTCCTCTGGATGGCATTGTTGGGGTTGCGCTCATAGACATGTACTCCAAGTGCGGTTATGTCGATATTGCTCTGAGTATCTTCAATAGCATACCTCAAAAGGAAAGAGATCACTGGAATTCTATGATATCAGGGTCTGCAGTGCACGGCCGTGGTAATCTCGCCATCAACTTATTTGAAAAGATGCAAAGATCAATGGTAAAACCAGATGATATAACTTTTATTGGTCTTTTGAGTGCCTGCAGTCATGCTGGCCTAGTCGCCGAGGGCCGTAGGTATTTTAACCTTATGATCTCCAAATACGAAATAACTCCCAAGATTCAGCATTATGGTTGCATGGTAGACCTGTTAAGCCGCGCAGGTCATCTAGAGGAGGCAATCTCCCTGGTCAACGACATGCCGCTGAGAGCTAACGATATCATCTGGAGAGCCCTTCTTGGAGCTTCCAAGAACCAGAGTAATGTCGAAATAGCCGAACGTGCAGTGAGAAACCTGATCGAGTTGGATCCTTGCGATAGTAGTTCCTATGTGCTGTTGTCGAACATATATGCTTGCAGGGATCAGTATGACAGTGCCGGGGAAGTGTGGAGAACCATGAAGAGCAAAGGGGTTCCTAAGAACACTGGCTGTAGCTGCATAGAGGTCGATGGTGTCATCCATGAGTTCACTGTAGGACACATTGCACACCCGCAGATCGTCTTATTGTTGCATAGCATGACACAGGCATTAAGATTGGAAGGCTATTTGCCATGTTAA
- the LOC121998175 gene encoding pentatricopeptide repeat-containing protein At4g02750-like isoform X3, translated as MPYKNLISWNMIIDAYIKHGRLNTALEIFAQMPERDLFSWNLMIDGFVKNGQMEFAQRMFDEMPGRDIVSWNSIINGYAKCRDMTTARKMFDQSPFKDEVTWGIMLNGYAKCGRITTAHNWFEKLPYKNAISWNCLINRYLRCDDVKSAQKLFDLMPNRNVTSFNIMLDDYMKKGELQLAYQMFYNMPVKDVTSWNIIIDGNARLGRMKVARELFDVMPCRDVVSWNSLIAGYKENGESKEAIEVFIKMIISGKKPDNSTLAMVLSAVADLGLIFQGRWIHLYIDKHDIPLDGIVGVALIDMYSKCGYVDIALSIFNSIPQKERDHWNSMISGSAVHGRGNLAINLFEKMQRSMVKPDDITFIGLLSACSHAGLVAEGRRYFNLMISKYEITPKIQHYGCMVDLLSRAGHLEEAISLVNDMPLRANDIIWRALLGASKNQSNVEIAERAVRNLIELDPCDSSSYVLLSNIYACRDQYDSAGEVWRTMKSKGVPKNTGCSCIEVDGVIHEFTVGHIAHPQIVLLLHSMTQALRLEGYLPC; from the coding sequence ATGCCCTACAAGAATTTGATCAGTTGGAATATGATTATTGATGCCTATATTAAACATGGAAGACTAAATACTGCTCTTGAGATTTTTGCGCAGATGCCGGAACGTGATTTGTTCTCTTGGAATTTAATGATTGATGGATTTGTGAAAAATGGACAGATGGAGTTTGCCCAAAGGATGTTTGATGAGATGCCTGGAAGAGATATTGTTTCCTGGAATTCTATCATTAACGGATATGCAAAGTGTCGAGACATGACAACAGCAAGGAAAATGTTTGATCAGAGTCCATTCAAGGATGAAGTCACTTGGGGAATTATGCTCAACGGGTATGCAAAGTGTGGCCGAATCACCACTGCCCATAATTGGTTTGAAAAGCTACCATATAAAAATGCAATCAGTTGGAATTGTTTGATAAACAGGTATCTTAGATGTGATGATGTTAAATCAGCACAAAAGTTGTTCGATTTGATGCCAAACAGAAATGTCACTTCCTTTAACATCATGCTGGATGACTACATGAAGAAAGGTGAGTTACAACTCGCATATCAAATGTTTTACAATATGCCTGTGAAGGATGTTACCTCTTGGAACATTATTATCGATGGGAATGCTAGACTTGGAAGAATGAAGGTAGCAAGAGAGTTGTTTGATGTTATGCCATGTAGGGATGTGGTTTCATGGAATTCATTGATTGCTGGGTACAAGGAGAATGGTGAATCGAAAGAAGCAATTGAGGTATTTATCAAGATGATTATATCAGGGAAAAAGCCGGACAACTCGACTTTAGCTATGGTTCTCTCAGCAGTTGCTGATTTAGGCCTTATTTTCCAAGGTAGATGGATTCATTTGTACATCGATAAGCATGACATTCCTCTGGATGGCATTGTTGGGGTTGCGCTCATAGACATGTACTCCAAGTGCGGTTATGTCGATATTGCTCTGAGTATCTTCAATAGCATACCTCAAAAGGAAAGAGATCACTGGAATTCTATGATATCAGGGTCTGCAGTGCACGGCCGTGGTAATCTCGCCATCAACTTATTTGAAAAGATGCAAAGATCAATGGTAAAACCAGATGATATAACTTTTATTGGTCTTTTGAGTGCCTGCAGTCATGCTGGCCTAGTCGCCGAGGGCCGTAGGTATTTTAACCTTATGATCTCCAAATACGAAATAACTCCCAAGATTCAGCATTATGGTTGCATGGTAGACCTGTTAAGCCGCGCAGGTCATCTAGAGGAGGCAATCTCCCTGGTCAACGACATGCCGCTGAGAGCTAACGATATCATCTGGAGAGCCCTTCTTGGAGCTTCCAAGAACCAGAGTAATGTCGAAATAGCCGAACGTGCAGTGAGAAACCTGATCGAGTTGGATCCTTGCGATAGTAGTTCCTATGTGCTGTTGTCGAACATATATGCTTGCAGGGATCAGTATGACAGTGCCGGGGAAGTGTGGAGAACCATGAAGAGCAAAGGGGTTCCTAAGAACACTGGCTGTAGCTGCATAGAGGTCGATGGTGTCATCCATGAGTTCACTGTAGGACACATTGCACACCCGCAGATCGTCTTATTGTTGCATAGCATGACACAGGCATTAAGATTGGAAGGCTATTTGCCATGTTAA